The following nucleotide sequence is from Candidatus Borkfalkia ceftriaxoniphila.
CGACGCAGCGGGCACTCTCGCCTGCACGACGTATACGCCCTCCTGTTCGGCGTAAGCAACTTTCGCCCCTTCGACCTCGTTCAGTCCCTTCTGATTTACCGTAAATTTCGATGCGGAAGTCAAAGTGATATCCTTTTCCTCCGAGGCGACGGACTTGTCAAACCGATAGGTAAAGACATAGCCGTCCTCCTCCTTATCCATGCGCACCGATTCGAGAAACAGCGCCGTACTGCTTGTTTCCGCTGCCGAAACAAAGGTTGCGCCCATCAAAGACACAAAGCACAACAGAGCGGCGAAAACGACAAACAGTTTTTTTCGCATACAGATGATCTCCTCCTTAATTTGATTTATCGGATAATAGATTTGATTTTTTCATTAGAAAAAATCAAAAAAACAGCCGCGGCTGTTTTGCCCCCGTCAAGGGTCAATCGGTCAGTTCGATCCCGTCGGGAACACGAATATTCTTTGTTCCGTTCTTCCAATTGATTTCCAAATTCCCGAACGGCGTCGGATAAGAAATCTCATACCAATCCAAACCGCCCGATTGCGGATGCAGGCGGATCTTGCGGCAGCCCGCCTCCGATATTTCCAGTCCGGAAAGCGACTTCATCAAAAAAGCGATCGGGCCGCACGACCAGCCGTGGCACAAACTATGCCGAAACCCGACGTAGCAATGTTTTCCGAAATCCCCGTGAATATCCCTCTCGCCCTCGCGGGGTAGACGATCGACGGGACAACTGTTTTCCATCCAATCGAGGTCGAAATCCTCCCAAAAGGAAGTGGCCCCCATATCGAGCATTCCGCCGTAGTACTGTTTCATCAATTCCACCGCCGTATCGGCGCGCCCCGCCGCGGCGATCGAATGCAATATGTAATAACTCATAAAGGTGCTGAATCCTTTCGCTCCGCCGCGAGTCAAAAAGGAACAGGCATTCTCGGCGCCCTTGACGCCCGCATAAACGAGAAACGCCTCGCATTGTTTCATTATCCGCACCGACAGCCCTCGATATCGGGAAAGTTTTCCGAGCATATCATCGCACACGCGAACGTCCAGCCCCAGCGTTTTAAAAAGACTTCGGCTCTTTTTCGCCGCCAAAACCCAGAGCGCGTAGATGCCCGCCGTTTCGTCATCCGAACCGTGGCTGGGCCAGTCGAACAAATAACTTCCGTCGCGGGCGATCGTGCCGTCTTCGCGCACGACGCCGTTCAACTGACGTAAAGCACCGTCTACGTACGCTCTCTGCTCCCTTAAAAAGGAAAGACGTCCGTTTTGCATATAATAATCGTGCAAAATGATCAGCCACCATGCCGTATAGGTCGGCGTGCGATTCATCCAGTTGGGCAAAGGCGTATGCTCGCGGCTATACGTCAGCGAACGCCCGATGGAAGGATCGTCGCCGAACAGACAGGCGATCGCAGTCGTTTCGGGATGCATATCGCCTACCCAGACCAAACGGTCGCGCTTGATGCCGTCCCAGAGATAATCGTGCATATTCAGCATGAGCGTACGCGACGCCACGCGGAATATTTCGTTGACACGCTCGTCGCTGCATCGAAAACTGCC
It contains:
- a CDS encoding alpha-L-rhamnosidase-related protein, with translation MDERMQEERLPIKILRAEGSIENAGILLTPAEPQIGLDETHLMCVNGRGYIILDFKEELNGSVRILTQVADGGGCRVRIRTGESVSECCAEEGDRMAGNYHTLRDAEVLLVMYSDMRFFETGFRFVRIDFLEEKTVYIKSVMATSFSRKLQPKGSFRCSDERVNEIFRVASRTLMLNMHDYLWDGIKRDRLVWVGDMHPETTAIACLFGDDPSIGRSLTYSREHTPLPNWMNRTPTYTAWWLIILHDYYMQNGRLSFLREQRAYVDGALRQLNGVVREDGTIARDGSYLFDWPSHGSDDETAGIYALWVLAAKKSRSLFKTLGLDVRVCDDMLGKLSRYRGLSVRIMKQCEAFLVYAGVKGAENACSFLTRGGAKGFSTFMSYYILHSIAAAGRADTAVELMKQYYGGMLDMGATSFWEDFDLDWMENSCPVDRLPREGERDIHGDFGKHCYVGFRHSLCHGWSCGPIAFLMKSLSGLEISEAGCRKIRLHPQSGGLDWYEISYPTPFGNLEINWKNGTKNIRVPDGIELTD